The following are from one region of the Nocardioides marmotae genome:
- a CDS encoding dynamin family protein has product MTPTEPTGDSRMLTALVRLRSALQAAALPLDLPGAEEQRAARQEMVDQLEDYVIPRLMTIDAPLLAVVGGSTGAGKSTLVNSLVGTRVTTPGVLRPTTRSPVLVHHPEDAEWFGQDRLLPDLERVRHSTNDPDALQLVSSETVPQGLAILDAPDVDSVEERNRLLAAQLLAAADLWLFVTSAARYADQVPWGFLKQAAERSTAVAVVLDRTPDDAIETVASHLARMLASRGLKDSPLFTVTEGKVDEEGLLPPQHVADIRGWLESLAADADARAAVVKQTLEGAIRTLTGRSFRVATAADEQVEAARRLREDADRAYAEAAERIREACADGTLLRGEVLARWQEFVGTGELLKSLENRVGWLRERVVNAVKGKPQQAEQVTVAVESGLQSLVIEHAEAAAERAEAAWQQYAAGQALLAGADRDLGRASRDLRRQVERAVREWQQEVLEMVRTEGADKRTTARFLAYGVNGLSVALMVVVFASTGGALVVAEVGIAGGSAVLGQKLLEAVFGDQAVRSLAERARRALDVRITAILDGERARYTAVLDGLGLAADAPEQLRQASRRVDDVRFAASRTASDAVGDSDGAGDGAGADDGAGDGAGDDSSTES; this is encoded by the coding sequence ATGACCCCGACCGAGCCCACCGGCGACAGCCGCATGCTGACCGCCCTGGTGCGGCTGCGCAGCGCCCTCCAGGCAGCCGCGCTGCCCCTCGACCTGCCCGGCGCGGAGGAGCAGCGTGCCGCCCGCCAGGAGATGGTCGACCAGCTCGAGGACTACGTGATCCCGCGCCTGATGACCATCGACGCACCGCTCCTCGCGGTCGTCGGCGGCTCGACCGGCGCCGGCAAGTCGACGCTGGTCAACTCGCTGGTCGGCACCCGCGTCACCACGCCGGGCGTGCTCCGCCCGACGACGCGCTCGCCCGTCCTCGTCCACCACCCCGAGGACGCCGAGTGGTTCGGGCAGGACCGCCTCCTGCCCGACCTCGAGCGGGTCCGGCACTCCACGAACGACCCCGACGCGCTCCAGCTCGTCTCCTCGGAGACGGTCCCGCAGGGGCTGGCGATCCTCGACGCCCCGGACGTGGACTCGGTCGAGGAGCGCAACCGGCTGCTCGCCGCGCAGCTCCTGGCCGCCGCCGACCTGTGGCTGTTCGTGACCTCCGCGGCCCGCTACGCCGACCAGGTGCCGTGGGGCTTCCTCAAGCAGGCGGCCGAGCGCTCGACCGCGGTCGCGGTCGTCCTGGACCGCACGCCCGACGACGCGATCGAGACGGTCGCCTCGCACCTCGCCCGGATGCTGGCGAGCCGCGGGCTCAAGGACTCGCCCCTGTTCACCGTCACCGAGGGCAAGGTCGACGAGGAGGGGCTGCTCCCGCCCCAGCACGTCGCCGACATCCGCGGCTGGCTGGAGTCGCTCGCCGCCGACGCCGACGCGCGCGCCGCGGTCGTCAAGCAGACCCTGGAGGGCGCGATCCGCACCCTCACCGGCCGCTCCTTCCGGGTCGCCACCGCCGCCGACGAGCAGGTAGAGGCGGCCCGCCGGCTCCGCGAGGACGCCGACCGGGCCTACGCCGAGGCCGCCGAGCGGATCCGGGAGGCGTGCGCCGACGGCACCCTGCTCCGCGGCGAGGTGCTCGCCCGCTGGCAGGAGTTCGTCGGCACCGGCGAGCTGCTGAAGTCCCTGGAGAACCGGGTCGGCTGGCTCCGCGAGCGCGTCGTGAACGCGGTCAAGGGCAAGCCCCAGCAGGCCGAGCAGGTCACTGTCGCGGTCGAGTCCGGGCTGCAGTCCCTCGTGATCGAGCACGCCGAGGCCGCCGCCGAGCGCGCCGAGGCGGCCTGGCAGCAGTACGCCGCCGGGCAGGCGCTCCTCGCCGGCGCCGACCGCGACCTGGGCCGCGCCTCGCGGGACCTGCGCCGCCAGGTCGAGCGTGCCGTGCGGGAGTGGCAGCAGGAGGTCCTCGAGATGGTCCGCACCGAGGGTGCGGACAAGCGGACCACCGCCCGGTTCCTCGCCTACGGGGTCAACGGGCTCTCGGTCGCGCTCATGGTCGTCGTCTTCGCGAGCACCGGCGGCGCGCTCGTCGTCGCGGAGGTCGGGATCGCCGGCGGCAGCGCCGTCCTCGGGCAGAAGCTGCTCGAGGCCGTCTTCGGCGACCAGGCGGTCCGCTCGCTCGCCGAGCGCGCCCGCCGCGCCCTCGACGTGCGGATCACTGCCATCCTCGACGGCGAGCGTGCCCGGTACACCGCCGTGCTCGACGGGCTCGGCCTCGCCGCCGACGCCCCCGAGCAGCTGCGCCAGGCCTCGCGGCGCGTCGACGACGTACGGTTCGCCGCCAGCCGCACCGCCTCCGACGCCGTTGGTGACAGTGACGGCGCTGGTGACGGCGCGGGCGCTGACGACGGCGCGGGCGACGGTGCGGGCGACGACTCCAGCACCGAGTCCTGA
- a CDS encoding GTPase family protein, which yields MTSVLEGAKKLVTRGTDIGARIEGLESAVQAGRGRLDDELLDEAQAVAERAAGRLRLSADHTVVGIAGATGSGKSSTFNALTGLELSAVGVRRPTTSWASACVWGSDGAAELLEWLGIPPRHQTTRDSLLDTRREDAAMEGVVLLDLPDHDSTEVSHHLEVDRLVQLADMLVWVLDPQKYADAAIHDRYLAPLKTHADVMVVVLNHIDTVPEERRDAMVADVRRLLEADGLPDVPIIPVSARHGIGLDDLRAEIASRVKAKKMTRTRLEADLRGAAQKVQEASGTGRTRALPDDRVAALESAVADAAGVPTVVDAVERSTRLRAGRATGWPVVSWLSGLKPDPLKRLHLDLGSAGKELTGQSRSSLPTATPVQRARVDTEVRTLADDVSEGLGDPWQESVRRASTGRLEDLHDRLDLALSQTDLGVDRIPAWAGLVRVLQWLLVLGAGVGLVWTVLLVLSGTLGDDSTPKLAGIALPLVLLVGGVLLGLLLALGCRFLVAATARRRAAVADKRLRGAVHEVAQELVVQPVEAELQAYTVVRNGLAAALS from the coding sequence ATGACGTCCGTGCTCGAGGGTGCCAAGAAGCTGGTCACCCGGGGGACCGACATCGGCGCCCGGATCGAGGGCCTCGAGTCCGCGGTCCAGGCGGGTCGGGGTCGCCTCGACGACGAGCTGCTCGACGAGGCCCAGGCCGTCGCCGAGCGGGCCGCGGGACGGCTGCGTCTCTCCGCCGACCACACCGTGGTCGGCATCGCCGGCGCGACGGGCTCGGGCAAGTCGTCGACCTTCAACGCGCTGACCGGGCTGGAGCTGTCCGCGGTCGGGGTGCGCCGGCCGACCACCTCGTGGGCCAGCGCCTGCGTGTGGGGCAGCGACGGCGCCGCCGAGCTGCTGGAGTGGCTCGGCATCCCGCCGCGCCACCAGACCACCCGCGACTCCCTGCTCGACACGCGCCGCGAGGACGCGGCGATGGAGGGCGTGGTCCTGCTCGACCTGCCCGACCACGACTCGACCGAGGTCTCCCACCACCTCGAGGTGGACCGGCTGGTCCAGCTCGCCGACATGCTGGTGTGGGTCCTGGACCCGCAGAAGTACGCCGATGCGGCGATCCACGACCGCTACCTCGCGCCGCTGAAGACCCACGCCGACGTGATGGTCGTGGTGCTCAACCACATCGACACGGTGCCCGAGGAGCGGCGCGACGCGATGGTCGCCGACGTACGCCGCCTGCTCGAGGCCGACGGCCTGCCCGACGTGCCGATCATCCCGGTCAGCGCGCGTCACGGCATCGGCCTCGACGACCTGCGTGCGGAGATCGCCTCGCGGGTCAAGGCCAAGAAGATGACCCGCACCCGGCTGGAGGCGGACCTGCGCGGCGCGGCGCAGAAGGTGCAGGAGGCCAGCGGCACCGGCCGCACCCGCGCCCTCCCCGACGACCGCGTCGCCGCCCTCGAGTCCGCGGTCGCCGACGCCGCGGGCGTGCCGACCGTCGTCGACGCCGTCGAGCGCTCGACCCGGCTGCGCGCCGGTCGCGCGACCGGCTGGCCGGTCGTCTCGTGGCTCTCGGGCCTCAAGCCCGACCCCCTCAAGCGGCTCCACCTCGACCTCGGCTCCGCCGGCAAGGAGCTCACCGGCCAGTCCCGCTCCTCGCTCCCGACCGCGACGCCCGTGCAGCGGGCCCGCGTCGACACCGAGGTGCGCACCCTGGCCGACGACGTGTCGGAGGGCCTCGGCGACCCCTGGCAGGAGTCGGTACGCCGCGCCTCGACCGGTCGCCTCGAGGACCTGCACGACCGCCTCGACCTCGCCCTGTCCCAGACCGACCTCGGCGTCGACCGGATCCCGGCGTGGGCCGGGCTGGTGCGGGTGCTCCAGTGGCTGCTCGTCCTCGGCGCCGGCGTCGGCCTGGTGTGGACCGTGCTGCTCGTCCTCTCCGGGACCCTCGGCGACGACTCGACGCCGAAGCTCGCCGGCATCGCCCTCCCGCTGGTCCTGCTGGTCGGCGGGGTGCTCCTCGGTCTCCTGCTGGCGCTGGGGTGCCGCTTCCTGGTCGCGGCCACGGCCCGGCGCCGGGCCGCCGTCGCGGACAAGCGGCTGCGCGGCGCCGTGCACGAGGTGGCCCAGGAGCTGGTCGTCCAGCCCGTCGAGGCCGAGCTGCAGGCCTACACCGTCGTCCGCAACGGGCTGGCCGCCGCGCTCTCCTGA
- a CDS encoding single-stranded DNA-binding protein → MSNETIVTLQGWVGGDVTLRQAGDAQVASFRVGATPRRFSRRTGEWVDGETQWYTVNAWRALGDNVAASVRRGDPVVVHGRLNVSTWVSSAGAEVTSFEVEATFVGHDLGRGTSAFTKTPRPAQGPSEQTPGQGDGRATGEATGEATEQAGAGAAATVAA, encoded by the coding sequence GTGAGCAACGAGACGATCGTGACGCTGCAGGGCTGGGTGGGCGGTGACGTGACCCTCCGGCAGGCCGGTGACGCGCAGGTGGCCAGCTTCCGGGTGGGTGCGACGCCGCGCCGCTTCTCCCGCAGGACGGGGGAGTGGGTCGACGGCGAGACCCAGTGGTACACCGTCAACGCCTGGCGGGCGCTGGGGGACAACGTGGCCGCGTCCGTGCGGCGCGGCGACCCCGTGGTGGTCCACGGACGCCTCAACGTCAGCACCTGGGTGAGCTCCGCGGGGGCCGAGGTGACCTCCTTCGAGGTCGAGGCCACCTTCGTCGGGCACGACCTCGGCCGGGGGACCAGCGCGTTCACCAAGACGCCCCGGCCGGCGCAGGGCCCCTCCGAGCAGACGCCGGGGCAGGGGGACGGTCGAGCGACCGGGGAGGCCACCGGAGAGGCGACCGAGCAGGCGGGGGCGGGCGCCGCCGCGACCGTGGCGGCCTGA
- a CDS encoding aminopeptidase P family protein: MSEQITPEVPAQPMNPPATAPKTESHDPAVPAAYSAFMRTGWGDRELDLPEHPVAPWAARRRERLAAAFPGERLVLPAGTYKVRSNDTDYRFRPDTAHTYFSGNQTSDAVLVIEADGSSVLYARPRSSRETDEFFRDRQYGELWAGRRPSLHEISSSLGLEVRHIDRLQEDLTGSAPAKTRVHRGVSAAVDQLLPGDAGLDRDLARVASEMRLVKDEWEVGELQQACDATTLGFEDSVREWDNVLRYGERWIEGTFFRRARAMGNDIGYDSIVAGGKHATTLHWIENSGAITPGELVLLDMGVEGHNLYTADVTRTLPVDGTWTARQRELYDVVLAAQQAGIEAVRPGVAFTAAHDAAMSVLAHALDDMGLLPVPAEQALDPDSKVYARWTLHGTSHMLGMDVHDCGEAAPEAYAKGTLAEGMVLTVEPGLYFQEDDLLVPAELRGVGIRIEDDILVTADGARNLSDSLPRSADDIEAWMAARVALRG, encoded by the coding sequence GTGAGCGAGCAGATCACCCCGGAAGTCCCCGCCCAGCCGATGAACCCGCCGGCGACGGCCCCCAAGACCGAGTCGCACGACCCGGCGGTGCCGGCGGCGTACTCCGCCTTCATGCGCACCGGCTGGGGCGACCGCGAGCTCGACCTCCCCGAGCACCCCGTCGCCCCGTGGGCGGCCCGCCGCCGCGAGCGGCTCGCCGCGGCCTTCCCCGGCGAGCGGCTGGTCCTCCCTGCCGGCACCTACAAGGTGCGGTCCAACGACACCGACTACCGGTTCCGACCCGACACGGCGCACACCTACTTCTCCGGCAACCAGACCAGCGACGCGGTGCTGGTCATCGAGGCCGACGGGAGCTCGGTGCTCTACGCCCGGCCGCGGTCCTCCCGCGAGACCGACGAGTTCTTCCGCGACCGCCAGTACGGCGAGCTGTGGGCCGGGCGCCGGCCCTCGCTCCACGAGATCTCCTCCTCCCTCGGCCTCGAGGTGCGGCACATCGACCGGCTCCAGGAGGACCTGACCGGGTCGGCCCCGGCGAAGACCCGCGTCCACCGCGGCGTCTCCGCCGCCGTCGACCAGCTGCTGCCCGGCGACGCCGGCCTCGACCGCGACCTGGCCCGGGTCGCCTCCGAGATGCGCCTGGTCAAGGACGAGTGGGAGGTCGGTGAGCTGCAGCAGGCGTGCGACGCCACCACGCTGGGCTTCGAGGACTCGGTGCGCGAGTGGGACAACGTCCTGCGCTACGGCGAGCGCTGGATCGAGGGCACCTTCTTCCGCCGCGCCCGCGCCATGGGCAACGACATCGGCTACGACTCGATCGTCGCCGGCGGCAAGCACGCCACGACCCTGCACTGGATCGAGAACTCCGGCGCGATCACCCCCGGCGAGCTCGTGCTGCTCGACATGGGCGTCGAGGGCCACAACCTCTACACCGCCGACGTCACCCGCACCCTGCCGGTGGACGGCACGTGGACCGCGCGCCAGCGCGAGCTGTACGACGTCGTCCTGGCCGCCCAGCAGGCCGGCATCGAGGCCGTCCGCCCGGGCGTCGCGTTCACCGCCGCGCACGACGCCGCGATGTCGGTGCTCGCCCACGCCCTCGACGACATGGGGCTGCTCCCCGTGCCGGCCGAGCAGGCGCTCGACCCCGACAGCAAGGTGTACGCCCGCTGGACGCTGCATGGCACCAGCCACATGCTCGGCATGGACGTCCACGACTGCGGCGAGGCCGCGCCGGAGGCGTACGCGAAGGGCACCCTCGCCGAGGGGATGGTCCTCACCGTCGAGCCCGGGCTCTACTTCCAGGAGGACGACCTCCTGGTCCCCGCCGAGCTGCGCGGCGTCGGCATCCGCATCGAGGACGACATCCTGGTCACCGCCGACGGCGCCCGGAACCTCTCGGACTCGCTCCCCCGCTCGGCCGACGACATCGAGGCGTGGATGGCCGCCAGGGTGGCGCTGCGCGGCTGA
- a CDS encoding PrsW family intramembrane metalloprotease translates to MSAPRRDSIAFTVVVTVLVVLCAALMLLVIALSGAPRTLLVATVLAALPVGPVVACYLWLDRYEPEPKRLLAAGLLWGAFVATAAAIVVQGMGGLVVGATAETGLAVVAPITEEASKGLFLLLLLWWRRAELDGILDGIVYAGMVGVGFAFTENILYLAAAYNGTDGLGPGGTEALTATFVVRCLFSPFAHPFFTTFIGIGVGIAVASRSGAVRVLAPLAGYVLAVIAHGLWNGSTIYGMGSFVLVYVVLMAPALVGVVCLAVWARRSERRMLTAALADAARRGLVPATDIGWVIDLGARRRARAHARAFGGPQAERAMRDYQQAAVELGFLHHRYLRGTPPPDFAARGQEYVARIGAARPSIAFPGQVVPTR, encoded by the coding sequence GTGTCGGCACCGCGCAGGGACAGCATCGCCTTCACGGTCGTCGTGACCGTGCTCGTGGTGCTCTGCGCTGCTCTGATGCTGCTGGTCATCGCCCTCTCGGGCGCGCCGCGGACGCTGCTCGTCGCGACCGTGCTGGCCGCCCTGCCCGTCGGGCCGGTCGTGGCCTGCTACCTCTGGCTGGACCGCTACGAGCCGGAGCCCAAGCGGCTGCTGGCGGCCGGGCTGTTGTGGGGGGCGTTCGTCGCCACGGCGGCCGCGATCGTCGTCCAGGGCATGGGCGGGCTCGTGGTCGGGGCCACCGCGGAGACCGGCCTCGCCGTCGTCGCGCCGATCACCGAGGAGGCCAGCAAGGGGCTGTTCCTGCTGCTCCTGCTCTGGTGGCGCCGGGCCGAGCTCGACGGGATCCTCGACGGCATCGTCTACGCCGGCATGGTGGGCGTGGGCTTCGCCTTCACCGAGAACATCCTCTACCTCGCGGCCGCCTACAACGGGACCGACGGCCTGGGCCCCGGCGGCACCGAGGCGCTGACGGCGACGTTCGTCGTCCGCTGCCTCTTCAGCCCGTTCGCGCACCCCTTCTTCACGACCTTCATCGGCATCGGGGTGGGCATCGCGGTCGCGTCGCGCTCGGGGGCGGTGCGTGTCCTGGCGCCGCTGGCCGGGTACGTCCTCGCCGTGATCGCGCACGGGCTCTGGAACGGCTCGACGATCTACGGGATGGGCAGCTTCGTCCTCGTCTACGTCGTGCTGATGGCCCCCGCCCTCGTCGGGGTCGTGTGCCTGGCCGTGTGGGCGCGGCGCAGCGAGCGCCGGATGCTCACGGCCGCGCTCGCCGACGCCGCGCGACGCGGGTTGGTTCCGGCCACCGACATCGGCTGGGTGATCGACCTCGGCGCCCGCCGCCGTGCCCGAGCCCACGCCCGCGCCTTCGGCGGCCCCCAGGCCGAGCGCGCGATGCGTGACTACCAGCAGGCCGCTGTCGAGCTCGGCTTCCTCCACCACCGCTACCTGCGTGGTACGCCGCCGCCGGACTTCGCCGCGCGTGGCCAGGAGTACGTCGCGAGGATCGGCGCCGCGCGCCCGTCCATCGCCTTCCCCGGACAGGTGGTACCCACCCGATGA